In Salmo trutta chromosome 16, fSalTru1.1, whole genome shotgun sequence, a genomic segment contains:
- the fam83c gene encoding protein FAM83C: MMSSDALRPTQNSGRKALGKLANRLEEVKNPWRQGSTLELSHNEAARLATDALLESGEKEYRRVLKEERELNFLSPLEIHYITENAAKNCSSDNSSNGTEGDIGEGDTVSELTSGTYFPMMSDEEPPILELGWPENPQRCEPSETQIYFQRDKTHNVKDLIRSLINKAKRVIALVMDLFTDVDLLCDLMEASNKRKVPVYILLDEKNLNYFVDMCAALDIQNSHLGNMRIRSVCGDTYCTKSGKKFTGQVQEKFMIIDCEEVIAGSYSFSWLSAQVHSNMVMHFSGQITDSFDREFRCLYADSQIIDCFHNPDEEGLPYYPYPVTAPNMGLDFFPERSRDRERVLSSENSSSQSSCSMSSIKAAPGMTNTVYKVTPCQDKKKTSNSHLSPERRGGALTPSLHNQTAEGRRGSPNGTNHSPVTEHPSSGIGQSVGIEWSKSIPTEFRQPNVGGTTSKFQALGLYDQKSSLFNSSPKTQSPMPDSKLSAKQRITSNSVINKLTDLFLPPTEKDFLPPTEKDTYIFRRSPPHSTAFGGPDLSQTEPESKQTPPPPPHMIDRKDQKRMTLGHSKLDLVNHYNKMKSKQVYSRFELKNNN, from the exons ATGATGAGCTCCGACGCGCTCCGGCCGACACAGAACTCCGGGCGCAAAGCGCTTGGCAAACTCGCCAACAGGTTAGAAGAAGTGAAGAACCCATGGCGACAAGGCTCGACGCTCGAACTCAGCCACAACGAGGCGGCCAGGTTGGCAACAGATGCTCTGTTGGAGTCTGGGGAGAAGGAATACAGACGAGTTCTGAAAGAGGAAAGGGAATTAAATTTTCTCTCGCCGCTTGAGATTCATTATATTACGGAGAATGCAGCCAAGAACTGTAGCTCCGACAACAGCTCAAATGGCACTGAGGGGGACATTGGGGAGGGGGATACGGTGTCGGAGCTTACCTCGGGGACCTATTTCCCAATGATGTCCGACGAAGAGCCACCTATTCTGGAACTAGGGTGGCCAGAAAACCCCCAACGATGCGAACCCTCAGAAACACAGATCTATTTCCAAAGGGACAAGACTCACAATGTGAAAGACCTCATTCGGTCATTAATTAATAAAGCAAAAAGG GTCATAGCGTTGGTCATGGACCTCTTCACAGACGTTGATCTGCTGTGTGACTTGATGGAGGCCTCGAACAAACGCAAGGTCCCTGTGTACATTCTCCTGGATGAGAAGAATCTCAACTACTTTGTTGACATGTGTGCAGCACTGGACATCCAGAACTCTCACCTGGGT AACATGAGAATCCGCAGTGTGTGTGGAGATACGTACTGCACTAAAAGTGGGAAAAAATTCACCGGGCAGGTCCAGGAAAAGTTTATGATTATAGACTGTGAGGAAGTCATTGCTGGGTCATACAG TTTCAGCTGGCTCTCAGCGCAGGTCCACAGCAACATGGTGATGCACTTCTCTGGGCAGATCACTGACAGCTTCGACCGAGAATTCCGCTGCCTGTACGCTGACTCTCAGATCATTGACTGTTTCCATAACCCAGATGAGGAGGGTCTCCCTTACTACCCCTACCCTGTTACTGCGCCCAACATGGGGCTAGACTTCTTCCCCGAGAGGTCACGGGATAGGGAGAGGGTTCTGAGTTCAGAGAACTCCAGCAGCCAATCCAGTTGCAGCATGTCCAGCATCAAGGCAGCACCCGGCATGACCAATACGGTTTACAAGGTCACTCCATGTCAAGACAAGAAAAAGACCAGCAACTCTCACCTGagccctgagaggagaggaggggcacTAACTCCCTCCCTTCATAATCAGACTGCCGAAGGCAGGAGAGGCTCCCCCAATGGGACCAATCACAGCCCAGTTACAGAGCACCCTTCCTCTGGGATCGGCCAATCGGTCGGGATAGAGTGGTCCAAGTCCATCCCCACAGAGTTCCGCCAACCAAACGTTGGCGGAACAACATCCAAGTTTCAGGCTCTTGGTTTATACGATCAGAAGTCGAGCCTCTTCAACAGTAGCCCCAAGACACAATCTCCAATGCCGGACAGCAAACTCTCTGCCAAGCAGAGGATTACCTCCAACTCCGTCATCAACAAGCTCACCGACCTCTTCCTCCCCCCAACTGAGAAGGACTTCCTCCCCCCAACTGAGAAGGACACCTACATCTTCAGGAGGTCTCCTCCTCACAGCACAGCCTTTGGGGGGCCAGACCTCTCCCAGACAGAGCCGGAGAGCAAGCAGACTCCCCCGCCACCGCCCCACATGATAGACCGGAAGGACCAGAAACGCATGACCTTAGGCCACAGCAAACTAGACCTGGTCAACCACTACAACAAGATGAAGTCCAAACAGGTGTACAGCAGGTTTGAGTTAAAGAATAACAACTGA